From Portunus trituberculatus isolate SZX2019 chromosome 37, ASM1759143v1, whole genome shotgun sequence, one genomic window encodes:
- the LOC123514040 gene encoding transmembrane protein 14C-like isoform X2 — translation MLKLFVILAGSIPSLGAGLLFGSLLGFGAYQLSTNPSNYYLTLGTSTVLGGIMGMRFLNSGKIMPAGLIAGLSLAMVARLGARAAGLTGTKMQ, via the exons ATGTTAAAGCTG TTTGTCATCCTTGCAGGCAGCATACCATCCCTTGGAGCAGGGCTGCTCTTCGGTTCACTCCTGGGCTTTGGTGCCTACCAGCTAAGCACCAACCCCTCCAACTACTACCTTACACTTGGTACCAGCACAGTTCTTGGAGGGATCATGGGGATGCGTTTTCTTAATTCTGGCAAGATTATGCCAGCAGGTTTAATTGCTGGATTGAG cCTGGCCATGGTGGCAAGATTGGGAGCCAGGGCTGCGGGACTCACAGGCACAAAGATGCAGTAA
- the LOC123514040 gene encoding transmembrane protein 14C-like isoform X1: protein MGVDYISYGYAAAVTMGGIVGYVKAGSIPSLGAGLLFGSLLGFGAYQLSTNPSNYYLTLGTSTVLGGIMGMRFLNSGKIMPAGLIAGLSLAMVARLGARAAGLTGTKMQ from the exons ATGGGTGTTGATTACATCAGTTATGGCTATGCCGCTGCAGTAACCATGGGAGGAATCGTAGGATATGTTAAAGCTG GCAGCATACCATCCCTTGGAGCAGGGCTGCTCTTCGGTTCACTCCTGGGCTTTGGTGCCTACCAGCTAAGCACCAACCCCTCCAACTACTACCTTACACTTGGTACCAGCACAGTTCTTGGAGGGATCATGGGGATGCGTTTTCTTAATTCTGGCAAGATTATGCCAGCAGGTTTAATTGCTGGATTGAG cCTGGCCATGGTGGCAAGATTGGGAGCCAGGGCTGCGGGACTCACAGGCACAAAGATGCAGTAA